One genomic region from Nostoc sphaeroides encodes:
- a CDS encoding type II secretion system F family protein, with product MPTYVARVRDSQGKSRTEKITAESLVQARTNLRDQGFVVQELKQFQGFQPDVAFKNFQNSLVKVSVKDKAVFSRQFAVLMNAGVAIVRSLGVLSEQCSNTKLKQALVEISTDVQSGMNLSEAMRKHPDCFDGLYVSMIQAGEVGGVLDEVLNRLARLLEDVARLQNQIKSALSYPTVVGFIAVAIFLGMTIFLIPIFAKIFEEIGITLPPLTQFLMDTSKFLRSPGAFVLLGGLIGLKFAFTQYGKTPVGRLTIDRFSLKMPLFGDLIQKSAVARFSRTFGSLTRSGVPILTCLEIVRDTSGNVVIANAIDAARIEIQQGGMISIALQKDSVFPAMAIQMISIGEETGELDGMLMKVADFYEDEVEQAVKAMTSILEPVMIVFVGGMVGTILLAMYLPMFKVFEKMG from the coding sequence ATGCCAACCTACGTTGCCCGTGTTCGAGATTCTCAAGGAAAATCCCGAACAGAAAAAATTACTGCCGAATCCTTGGTGCAAGCTCGTACTAATCTTAGAGATCAAGGTTTTGTAGTCCAAGAACTCAAACAATTTCAAGGATTTCAGCCAGATGTTGCCTTCAAAAATTTCCAGAATTCCTTAGTTAAGGTTTCTGTGAAAGACAAAGCCGTTTTTTCGCGTCAATTTGCCGTATTGATGAATGCGGGAGTTGCGATCGTTAGAAGCCTGGGCGTACTTTCTGAACAATGTAGTAATACTAAACTGAAACAAGCCCTTGTGGAAATTAGTACCGATGTTCAAAGCGGAATGAATCTTTCAGAGGCAATGCGTAAGCATCCTGACTGTTTTGATGGACTATACGTGAGTATGATTCAAGCTGGCGAAGTTGGTGGTGTTCTAGACGAAGTATTAAATCGTTTAGCTAGGTTGTTAGAAGATGTTGCCCGGTTACAAAACCAAATTAAATCAGCATTGTCTTATCCAACTGTTGTGGGTTTTATCGCAGTTGCTATCTTTCTCGGTATGACTATTTTTCTAATTCCGATTTTTGCCAAGATTTTTGAAGAAATTGGAATCACATTACCACCTTTAACGCAATTCTTGATGGATACTAGTAAATTTTTGAGAAGTCCGGGCGCTTTCGTCCTTCTCGGTGGTCTTATCGGACTTAAATTTGCTTTTACACAATACGGTAAAACTCCTGTCGGTCGCTTAACAATTGATCGTTTTTCTCTCAAGATGCCTTTGTTTGGTGACTTAATTCAAAAATCTGCGGTTGCCCGGTTTAGCCGAACTTTTGGTTCTTTGACTCGTTCAGGTGTACCAATTTTAACTTGCTTGGAAATTGTCCGAGATACATCAGGAAACGTAGTGATTGCCAATGCGATAGACGCAGCCCGTATAGAGATTCAACAAGGAGGTATGATTAGCATTGCTTTACAAAAAGATAGCGTTTTTCCAGCTATGGCAATTCAGATGATTAGTATTGGAGAAGAAACTGGAGAATTAGATGGAATGTTGATGAAGGTTGCCGATTTCTATGAAGATGAAGTTGAGCAAGCAGTAAAAGCAATGACTAGTATTTTGGAACCAGTTATGATTGTATTTGTAGGGGGGATGGTTGGAACCATTTTGCTAGCAATGTATTTACCCATGTTTAAGGTATTTGAAAAGATGGGATAA
- a CDS encoding type IV pilus twitching motility protein PilT, with protein MEMMIEDLMEQLIELGGSDMHLSAGLPPYFRISGKLTPIGEHVLTADQCQRLIFSMLNNTQRKTLEQNWELDCSYGVKGLARFRVNVYKERGSYAACLRALSSKIPNFEKLGLPDIVREMTDKPRGLILVTGPTGSGKTTTLAAMIDLINRTKAEHILTVEDPIEFVYEPIKSLVHQRQLGEDTKSFANALKAALREDPDIVLVGEMRDLETISLAISAAETGHLVFGTLHTSSAAQTVDRIIDVFPHERQTQVRVQLSNSLVAVFSQTLVSKKNPKPGEYGRVMAQEILIVTPAISNLIREGKTSQIYSAIQTGGKLGMQTLEKVLADFYKAGTISFEAAMSKTSKPDEIQRLIGTSVPPQAAGGKSGAAAKAH; from the coding sequence ATGGAAATGATGATTGAAGACCTGATGGAGCAGTTGATTGAATTGGGTGGCTCGGATATGCATTTATCCGCAGGTTTGCCTCCCTACTTCCGCATCAGTGGCAAACTCACCCCCATCGGTGAGCATGTATTGACAGCCGATCAATGTCAAAGGCTGATTTTTAGTATGCTCAACAACACCCAGCGTAAAACCTTAGAGCAGAACTGGGAATTGGATTGTTCTTATGGTGTTAAGGGTTTGGCTCGCTTCCGGGTCAATGTCTATAAAGAACGTGGTTCTTATGCTGCTTGCTTACGGGCATTAAGTTCTAAGATTCCTAACTTTGAAAAATTAGGTTTGCCAGATATCGTGCGGGAAATGACAGATAAGCCCAGAGGGCTAATTCTGGTGACAGGCCCTACAGGTTCGGGTAAGACAACTACCCTAGCGGCAATGATTGACTTGATTAACCGCACCAAGGCAGAACATATTTTAACAGTGGAAGATCCAATTGAATTTGTCTACGAACCAATTAAAAGCTTGGTTCACCAACGACAACTGGGTGAAGATACTAAGAGTTTTGCTAATGCTTTGAAAGCAGCTTTGCGGGAAGATCCAGATATTGTTCTGGTGGGGGAAATGCGCGATTTAGAAACGATTTCTTTGGCGATTTCGGCAGCAGAAACAGGACACTTGGTATTTGGTACTCTCCACACTAGTTCTGCTGCACAGACAGTTGACCGGATTATCGACGTTTTCCCCCATGAAAGACAAACTCAAGTGCGGGTGCAGTTATCTAACTCATTAGTAGCGGTATTTAGCCAAACTTTGGTATCCAAGAAAAACCCTAAACCCGGTGAATATGGTCGGGTGATGGCTCAAGAAATTCTGATTGTCACTCCTGCTATTTCCAACTTAATTCGAGAAGGCAAAACATCTCAAATTTACTCGGCTATTCAAACTGGCGGCAAATTGGGAATGCAAACTCTGGAGAAGGTTTTAGCCGATTTTTACAAGGCCGGAACGATTTCCTTTGAAGCGGCAATGTCTAAGACTTCTAAGCCAGATGAAATCCAACGTCTCATCGGTACTTCTGTACCACCGCAGGCAGCAGGTGGGAAATCTGGTGCGGCTGCCAAAGCACATTAA